AGAGGCCAAATTTTGTGCTACCTCGTTAGAATCCATGCTTGATTTTGTCGCTGCCCTCTTTGGACAAAATACCCAATTCAAAGTCTTAACCACCACTCAGCTCAAGGACTCAACCACCCTTTTGCAAAATTACACCTTTTCGGAAGCTCCCAAAGAGATCTGGGCTCCTAAAATGATTGCTTGCCACACCATGCCTTACCCTTATGCAGTTTTCTACTGCCATAGCCAGGAGAGTGAGAACAGGTTGTATCAAGTTTTGCTTGCCGGGGAGAATGGAGAGAAAGTTGAAGCTGCTGCCGTTTGTCACTTTGATACTTCTCAGTGGGATCCTGATCATGTGGCGTTCAGTGTGCTTGGTACTCAACCTGGAAGCTCCCCGGTCTGCCATTTCTTTCCTTCTGATAATCTAGTTTGGGTGCCATTGCCAGCTCAATAGTAGAAATATTGCTGTCAATTTGTAATTGCATATGCATGGAAACACAGTTTTATGCTTAGAGTGATTTGACTGGTATCGAGTACCAATCTACATTATATTTTGATGTTACCAAATATCGActaaatgtttgaaaactttatcATATCGAAAACTATTAGGTACTATAGATTGGTACTTGAAACcaaacaatattttatatttgccTGGCTAGTGAGTTGCTTAAGCTTAATTTGTATCAATGCTTTAATTACTTTGTAATAGTGTTTGTGTATGTGTGTTTTCTTTTTCGGTTTTACATGACAATTCTAATGGAGTAGTCAATGGTATATAAGCTCTAGATAATGTAAAAGGATCATTGGTGACATTGGCTATGTTTGTTTGTACAATTTGAGTAAATATATACAATATTGTTGATGCTGCGTTGCAGATGATATCTTTAAATTTAACTAtatatttatctattttatttgaTGTTCGTTCAGAACAGAGAAAACCACTCTAATGAACATAAATAGAGGATAGCTTATTAAAGCACTCTAAATGCGAACCAAGACAGCTTATCTTTTTTATATGTGCATGTTGACAGCCCACAAGCCGATATGTAATTGCTAGTCTAGAAATATTCTGTATCAAAAAATTAGAAGAGATTGAAGGTTCGATTTTCATCCTTTGTTGAACAAGAAGTGGTAAAGAAAAGTTTTGTACAGTAAAATCTCTATAAAATGATACcctataaagaaaaaacctcCTTCAAAATGTCATAAAAAACTTTTGTCCCAACTTAGGACCAATTATGTATAAGAATAAACTCTACAttataataaattataatttttctttgtcCCATCTTAGAGCAGttctgacacaccctgacccgaaaagtccactaggactccaaatcgaattgtgctggccgacaccttgaaggtgacaaagccataaagtgtagtgatatgGCAgaagtgaataaatttaaacataaaagtGTCTAAGTACACGAGTGCGCTGTGAGTGGGAAtgcacccatttcacacgtgattacagagcataagtaaagtacagtaaggtaAGATAAGGATTATACTATCataggtagccacctatactggGATATGCCAAGAATCTTCGTCGATAAGGAAACTCAACTACTataacctggaggggcgaaaaacaagtgTGAGtgagcctaaaaataaagttttaataaaaaccttttgaaaacactataacccctcgccgtaaaacctggatagtttccagaaaataataCTACGTAGGTATGAAAACCAATGCACAAGACCAATGAAATCCTAAGTAGGCCATGTCATAATATCTCAGCAATATTAAGTGTAAGTTAGGTGtagaatcaatataaaataacatgccagtcgaagtcacctaatgtgacttgTACGACTGGAACTATAGTCCATCAACCTAGGCTAGCACATGAGTCGGAGTCACCTGATGTGACCTGTACAATAGGCTGGGTATAAAtatgtacgctcaagtgctacgatcacgtgaaatctgtgcgaataatcgcgggtcacctacgagttggaaccacctattgtggcctGTACGACAGGGCtagcaccaaacttggatccaaggtgagcatgcggtgcaggaggtgaacaaacacgtgaaggactgtgccctagcCTCGGGTAGGAGCACTAATATCGGGGTGCAGCCATGATGAGCTCTAAATAAATACATGCATACCAATCATTCACATACTAACTCAtctgaagcttacctgagccTCCGTAGCATCATTCCATATAATGCATAACAATAGTAATGAAATACTAAAAATATAATTCATTCACGACATGGCATTCAAATCATAATTCATATAAAAATGTTTCTGGAAACCGTAgagcatacacacacacacacacacactataaaaaggaaaataccTGAGGTCcgtgctacaactccctagcacaaataTTGAGGCGTCACGAACAATCGTCCCCTAGAACAAATATTCAGTCACATCTCAGAACTCTTATCGATAGAATAcacaacttacataaaacacatcccaaggacgttctagaatgatttgagacccattCACCTAAAGTCAACCTTCGGTCAAAgatcgacggtagggtccacaaccctacgcaactcaatccggaagatctgcatctCAAAATTTTTATCCGTAACttctaaagatccacattatgcttctaaaacacCATTCTAAattttcattacgatccaacagtTGGACCTCCGCCAATTGTAAATTCAAGTGGCAGttcacattttattttatgaacttacaaatctgATTCAGGATGATCTgtacgtcggattcccgatccataagtttataatatcctcaaatattacgtactataatgtattaaagtttggtgacgatccaacggttggatcgtcgattcataaaATGGTCAAGTGacgaactttaatcaaattaggtTCAAACGATGAAAATTCGTCAATCGGACTTCACATACGGAATTGTAGAATCAAATTTAGTCTAGGAAGGTCAGGGAATGCCTCGGCCCATACGCAGCTGCCATGCATCGCCGTACACGCCGGTCTGCCGtcccgactcgccggaaaatccaactatttctaaaaattctcaaacttcacaaaaatgaagatctcaatgagtagagcaagttttatacatgtggccaagtccaatttggctggAAAAAGCTTTAAATCTCAACGAAGCCaccaaaaccctagaatttgggtgttcttcaattcgaTCAATCTGAAACACCACCGCCCCTAAAACTGTTTGGGCTTTGCTCCTGACCTACAAAGaagtgttttggtggtggtggtattCAACGTTGCTTTCACGGTCAGCTTATTTCTACCATGGTACCCTTGGAACCATCGGTTCTGTTCTTCGTGATACAAGGCCAAACCCCAACAATCTTTGGTGTTGACTGAAGAGATGATGATGGTGATTGATTTCCAGGTGGTAGTTAACCTAAGATCATCGGAAAAATGCCAAAAAAATGACGGAAAATCATCGGGTCGCGTGGGTTCGGTAGGTGTGTACGGGTCAGCCCGTgtccttcttttcctttatcTCTCCTTTTGTCTCATTTCCCTCTTTCTGATTGGCCATCCTCTCCATCTCTCATCCTCATTGGCTGCTCATTTCCCTCCTTCCTCTTCCACGATTGGGCAGTTCTGCCTCTTATTTCCTCCTTTATTTTTCCCCTTCTCTagttccttcttctttttcctcaatTTTCTATCAACTAATATTAAAATAGTAACAATACAATTATGAGAAATGtgtaaaataataaatagtatCCCTACCAACGGACTTTTCGGATTCGTAGTTCCGTAAAACTTTAACCATAACTCCAAAttcacttttaaaatttataaaatcgtaaaattagggacaagCTGTCACAAGTTCCATTGTTGCTAGGCCCTATGGGCTAAAAGCAATTCAATCCCGTTAACTGAACAATAACTGcctatagtgaacaataactgcCAAAGCACATCTCCACCCAAAAACTGAATAGTCCAGgcaattcatattaaaatattaatactttttattttgtaaaataaaaaagggtaaattacataaaactacctcaactattgggtcattaacagtttcatacctcgtctttaaaaagtttcaatgcCATACCTCATAGGGCTAGGTTCAGTTCGAAACGATtcagttttttgccaaaactgaaaccaaaccgaaatttgggttcggttcaaattttttttcggtttttttcggtttggtttcggtccGATTCAgttttttcattattattattattttagatCTGGATAGTAGTAAACTAGCCCAAAAGAGGACCTGCCAAACTAGCCCAATAGATCTAATAAACAGTAAAGGCCCAAGCCATAAAatacaacaaaagaaaacctaggCTTCTACTGTAGCACCCACCACCGAGCATCCCTACTAGCACAAACCCTCGCCACCAACCAACCGACGCCTCTCCGATTGTAACATCCGACCACGAGCACCTGTCCGAACACAACCAAACAAATGAGATCCAAgggtttaataaaaataaagatcCAAAAACCAAAGATCTTTACCACATAGGGCTCCACAAACACAAATCCAAGAACAACATAAGccaatttttcttcaaaaattcaCAAAGCATAGTCAACATATAAATTCACATAACATAGTCAACaaaccaaagaaataaaaactattaatcaatacataaaaaaataaaaaaataaaaataccatTTTCAGCACTCAAATAATtaatcaagaaaaagaaaaaaacaagaggAAATTGAATACTTACTGTTAAAGAAATCCGGAGGAACAAAGATTGATGTCTGGTGCGACCTCCATAGGAATATTagaaaagagtgaagaagttgttgttgttgttgtaggtgAAAGTCCACAGAGAGAGTCTATCAGACGAGGAGCAGAGAGACAAGAGGCGTAAGATTTGGAGagggaaaaaatggggattgtCAAATAAATTCATCACAAACCCTACGCCTCTTGTGGTAATCCTTTAAAAAAGTAAGATCCATGTTACAACCATGGAATTGGCAGGTtggaaagaggaagagaggaaggagagttgaagggaggaagagaagaaggagggaAAGAGAGACTGAGGAAGCAGAGAGGAAGAGCAgcagatgagagagagagggagagtgtttgagaatgaaaagaagtgacggctagggtttgtaaaccttataaattttataaaacattAAGATTAGAATACTTATAAATAATATACTGGTACAATTATAGCAATACAAAGCCTACAGTAAAGTTGGTTTGAAGGAGCTATCCCCAACCTGGACGGAAGGGGTTCGAATATTCACTTCAGCAGGTTTTgagtatttatattttattttcatatttcgGTTCGTTTCAGTCCGGTCTGATTTTCATACCTCAAAACCGAAATCGAACCAAccaaattcggttcggtttttttttcagttCAGTTTTTTCAACCTCAGTTTAGTTCGGTTCTTGATTTTTTTCGGTATTCGGTTTTTCCAACCCACCCCTAATACCTCATCTacgaatttgttacaatttcatacctctTGTCAATTGTCTGTTAATTCATCtattaaatgttgacgtggatTGAGACGGggcccattttctattaaaaatttaataaaatattattaaaataataatttaccctaaaaaaaaaaaacaacccacACCCATCTTCCCCGacctgttggaagtatgcccacaaagccactcatttgatgtaatagctttttggaatacttaatgtattaaacttttatatgtttaatgaagggcaaagcttattgttaatcactatttattgtatcatgtgtttaagtaataagggaatccaagggatgtatttgatctaagagacaagtgatctaagtgagttagattatcgagaccatgctcttatgttcattcctaaaacgttcctagccataggattgccaattgggtattgacaatccgctaaggttagtatgtgttatgtcgactcaagcgtgaatatgactagtctcaagtcatttggtgttggacactaagacaaacacataggtgctcgaaagagtaatcgagtacactgaacaacgatcaaaagagagttcgaacatacatgtcatgtaagaactcgaaagttgcaatatgcaaagtagtcctttgacctgaggcatcatagatgtctaatggttaggtccttgatctttgatcatgtcaacggcattccctcggagtgtccacgtcattgttggggtcaagttatctagtcatgtaggcatatgaatgcacaacaagggatctctaaccttccatggtggaaggagtatactctaagatatgattctaaagtctttggccaaagcatatgaatatgacttaggaagtttgttccaaatcatattcaagggaatcatatagatttgtatcacattggatagtagacatgaaacaaactatcactaaaacaatgtgattaagagtattgtattagagaatgaccgtattgcattgtagttgtaactggataggttctccaaccaattctacttagcttgggtaaccatgacatactgctaggtgtcactcatggtttgtggaagccctaatgattaggaaacactaatcataaaagggagaattgaaatgtggtttcaattcataatcgatcgttaagagtaacaatcgcccactacctcgctaattggaacctaatggatcgtacaccgagtaagggtgatagtgaagaaattaaatgaaatggatatgcaattaaatggtttaattgaagaatggtcaagcttaattaattagttaattaattttacgaaaggttcgtattgggcttttaagttggttttgggtttcggggcccaaaagtgttttggtccataaggcccattatgtttaagttgtatgacaactaaaacaaaatgggcaataagcccaatcacaacatataggccggccatggtgaggagatggtgaaagtttgcttaattgcaagtttgccactcaccaaagaaaagtgttttaaaagcaactttatagctattttctaattagggttttctttgaggcaaagaggtgaaacattttctctctttctctctacaaagaggccggccacttagggagattaatctagcaatctcttcttccctaagtcatccattttcatcttcacacttaacccttggtgtggagacttagagacaccaaacctttggtgttttggagatcctttccttacatccacaaagtccaaaggagcacaaaaggagaaggaaatcacaagcaatatccaaggagcatggaggtgacttgaaggccctccacttgggtgaatcccttgtgtaaacaaggatgagcttcaagggtaaagaaactctaaatctttacttctctttaatgttgttaaagagtttattggttcaccatatactaggctttgaaagtcatgggttttatgaattgttttttaatgcatgcctactttaaagtgttaatagtttgcatatgtattcaaatgttcttacttgttcttagttaGGACAAAATGTTTCCTTCACGACCATCCCTTCTCCCTCTGCCTTTCTCCCCCCCTCCCTTCTTCCTCTGCACATCCATCATTCCCTCACCTCACCCCCCAACCCTCCATCccttctccctccctccctttcctttcttccCCTCCCGTCTTCCCCAAACCCCAATTCGTCTTCCCCCCCTACCCGAGCCTAACCTGcaacccataaaaaaaaaagaataaaaaaaaaaaaaaaaaccatcttcaTCTTTCCCACCTTCTCCACCTCTTTCTTCCACCCCCCCCTTCCATGCAACCCACCTTCTCCACCCCTTTGACCTGCAACGCACAAACTGTACACATTGATCAACATGCATAAGGCAAATCTGTAGGAAAACAAGGGCTCCAGAGAAGCGAGAAAGAGAGATGGAGTCGCCGTTCAAGGCTGATGCGGTTAAAGGGAAGGTGGCTCTTATAACCGAAGGCGGGTCAAGAGTCGGGTTCGAAATGTTGACCCAATTCGTCTtcccttccctttttttttctttttttttctaggttGCAGGTTGGGCTTGGGTGGGGGAGAGGTTAGTGAAGcaaaaggaggaggaggaggaggaagaggatggGGAGGAGTATCATGGGAGGGAGGATGAGATGGAGGAAGAAAGGGCGCGcgcgcggggggggggggggttatgGGTTTTGAAAGGGGGACGgataggatttgggtttgggtttctttcttttttttaatatttaattaattttttaatagaaaatgggtcccgtcatgatgtgaaaattgacttgacacacaaattaaaccctatggatgacaattgtagtatatgagcaaatagggatcgttctaaaccggggattaactagggatgctaatcaatgtgaaactgactcaagaacataaaaacataatgtagaacactaactagactcaattaatgcaaaactagagtttaaaacacctacactaaccaaaaactcaaaacagcaactaaaagactcaaaactgcctcaaaaccactttctgggcagttttgagtacctacactaatttggacgaaattggactaaaacttgacttaagacacttaaaaacacaaactaaattgatttctaactaatctaacactttaaaataaatgggggattgattttgacgaaattaaaactttaaaatttaactttgaaaacaaatgtaaagcaaaacagattgtgataaaatagaatgatgagaaactagttagagggttccttatccacacatgaacatatgcatacgattcaatttccaattactctttcaacaaaccatgaatgacaatgccccaaattaactagattgcaccaattaattctcagatttccctagattcattgaattgaatggaatacgcattacaaccaaattattcttatcaaggaccctaactatggaatacgcatgatagagacacatatcaaagatcattaagtttaatggaaatcataagcattgacgaggcattcataactatgggatacgcatgttactcttgcctaggatttacttaacacaatcgtgactagcgactttcactacttatgactataagttaataacgattaggtgaaattcccttatatcctagcatcaagtttatgcatgcaaattaagtgtcgaccctcaacccacatacataaacaagttatcaatcaaatagataagtaaaccacattcacgatttatgaaatcataattggaagaaatcaaatcatataaaacatatgtccatggcttcaaattcgcctctaactaaaaagaaattagttccacatgtttaacataattgaaaagcaatttaaattaaacatgaaaacagaaacaagagaagaaaaaactctTAAAACTCCCAAAGATGCAGATGGCTTGCGCACGAGGCCTtcattcatcaatggaatgcacgacaaggctctccttcttctccaaaaggtgcggcagagatGTGTATGGATGTAGGATGGGgttttgtgatgtagaatggtgattagggttgcggcaaggtgtgttTGAATGGTGTGAAGGGGTGGTGACGAATTTAGgcttaaaacacatatatatagacaccacaaaccctaaagaaatcaggttagacaatgggctagggtttaggtgcggctagggttagagatgggccttctagaatgccttgcaaggcaaggaaataggtgttctagaaggctaggtgcggctgattagtgggctagggttagggtttgtagatagggcttctagaaagcccaaaaccaagaatagaaactctcgaaaatggaaacctctaagaatagaaacttccaactttagaaactttggttgccaattccgacttctttgttcttcactttcatttcttcatttcttaagctcctttgaccttcaaactcgtccattccttgtgctccataagcatacactccattctagctcaattttgctctcaaatgctcc
This genomic interval from Malus domestica chromosome 05, GDT2T_hap1 contains the following:
- the LOC103427250 gene encoding BURP domain protein USPL1-like, which codes for MRLSFVSWSLVSYALLVLLNAQGSSGRKIITLGNGKDIKKEDSIDLHQGGDDGRSSSHMDHMDPALNVFFTPKDLKRGKKMPIYFSKNSSSTSPRLLAREEADSIPFSISNLPYLLQLFSFPQDSTQAKAIEYTLTQCDLQPIKGEAKFCATSLESMLDFVAALFGQNTQFKVLTTTQLKDSTTLLQNYTFSEAPKEIWAPKMIACHTMPYPYAVFYCHSQESENRLYQVLLAGENGEKVEAAAVCHFDTSQWDPDHVAFSVLGTQPGSSPVCHFFPSDNLVWVPLPAQ